DNA sequence from the Planococcus antarcticus DSM 14505 genome:
TTCATCAGCTTTAAAATGATTTGAACTTAGCGATAACCATTGGCCCGTCTCCCCTGATCCACAGACTGAGAAGAATAAAAAACAGGCAAAAAGACAAATGATATACTAAAGAAAATTCTTTAGCTTAAGGAGTTTTCAAAATGGATTTAATTATCATAGGTACTATAATTAGTTTGTTTTTAGTCGTTTTTTCTTGGATTTTCTATAAAAGAAACTCTCCGTTCCAATACATTATCCCCTTAGTTTTTGCCATTTTAAGTATCATCGTTATTATTTGGAGCTTGGATATCGGTGGCTGGGACGGAATGGGATTAGGTGTTATTGGTCTCGTATTCCTTGGAGCTTCTATTATCGTCTTGCTTATTATTTCTGTATTGAATTTTATAAAAGCAAATTAAACTTTTCTCCACTCTCTGATCCGTTAGGGTCGGACATTTTTTATTTATTTTCAAATATTTTTGAGACAACTGATTTTTCTTTTTAAAGAAAATAAGCATTCAAAAGTAAGACATTGAATGCGAGTGCCCATTTACACGCAGTGATTTTTTTCAAAAATAACAGCGCCGTTTTGGTTTCCTGCAGGGGCT
Encoded proteins:
- a CDS encoding YesK family protein, which codes for MDLIIIGTIISLFLVVFSWIFYKRNSPFQYIIPLVFAILSIIVIIWSLDIGGWDGMGLGVIGLVFLGASIIVLLIISVLNFIKAN